A genomic stretch from Pseudomonas mendocina includes:
- a CDS encoding peptidoglycan DD-metalloendopeptidase family protein: MTSSTKAPPIYPKSHILAASGVAALLSLALLVFPSREVEAKRTFLNLELDNAAEYSESQEQPQASKELSLHKAESPFPETAEPASAKVDEPIAESEEAAEEPSDPLRRVVQVENGDTLSTVFAKVGLGATTLHDVINSSKDAKSLTRLKAGQKLEFTLTQDGQLESLKSQLSDLEHVSLSKTEKGYEFKRDLAKPETEKTYARGVIDSSLFRSAQRAGLSHNLTIELANIFGYDIDFAMDIRQGDEFEVIYEKKIVNGKQVGTGNILSARFTNRGKPYTAVRYTNRQGTTSYYNANGESMRKAFIRTPVDFARISSRFSNGRRHPILNKIRAHKGVDYAAPRGTPIKAAGDGRVMLAGRNGGYGNTVIIQHGQRYRTLYAHMNGFARGIRNGVNVKQGQVIGYIGTTGLSTGPHLHYEFQVNGVHVDPLSQRLPMSDPIAQSEKARFMQMSKPLMARMDKEKATMLAMNNRQ, encoded by the coding sequence ATGACCTCATCAACTAAAGCGCCGCCTATATATCCCAAAAGCCATATTCTGGCGGCCAGTGGTGTCGCCGCCCTCCTGAGCCTGGCACTACTGGTTTTCCCATCCCGCGAAGTAGAAGCAAAACGTACTTTCCTCAACCTTGAACTGGATAACGCAGCCGAGTACTCCGAAAGCCAGGAACAACCCCAAGCAAGCAAAGAGCTCAGCCTTCACAAAGCAGAATCACCTTTTCCCGAAACCGCTGAGCCCGCTAGCGCCAAAGTCGACGAGCCCATTGCCGAATCTGAAGAGGCTGCAGAGGAGCCTAGCGACCCACTGCGCCGTGTCGTACAAGTAGAGAACGGGGACACTCTTTCAACCGTATTTGCCAAAGTTGGACTGGGCGCGACAACGCTTCACGACGTTATCAACAGCAGCAAGGACGCCAAATCGCTTACCCGCCTGAAAGCCGGCCAAAAGCTTGAATTCACCCTCACTCAGGATGGTCAACTCGAAAGCCTGAAGAGCCAACTGAGTGATCTTGAGCATGTATCCCTGAGCAAGACCGAGAAGGGCTATGAGTTCAAGCGCGACCTGGCGAAGCCAGAGACTGAAAAAACCTATGCCCGCGGCGTGATTGATAGCTCCCTGTTCAGATCAGCACAGCGCGCCGGACTCTCGCATAACCTGACCATTGAGCTGGCCAACATCTTTGGCTACGACATCGACTTCGCCATGGATATTCGCCAAGGCGATGAATTCGAGGTCATCTATGAGAAGAAGATCGTAAACGGCAAACAAGTGGGCACCGGCAATATTCTCTCTGCCCGCTTTACCAACCGTGGCAAACCTTACACAGCAGTGCGCTATACCAATCGCCAAGGCACCACCAGTTACTACAATGCCAATGGTGAGAGCATGCGCAAGGCATTTATCCGCACCCCTGTGGACTTTGCTCGGATCAGCTCGCGCTTCTCCAATGGCCGCCGCCACCCGATCCTGAACAAAATCCGCGCCCATAAAGGTGTGGATTATGCAGCTCCTCGCGGCACACCGATCAAAGCAGCAGGTGATGGCCGTGTGATGCTGGCGGGTCGCAACGGTGGTTACGGCAATACCGTAATCATTCAGCACGGTCAGCGCTATCGCACTCTTTATGCCCACATGAACGGTTTTGCGCGCGGCATCCGTAATGGCGTCAACGTTAAGCAAGGCCAAGTCATCGGATATATCGGCACAACAGGCCTGTCCACAGGACCTCATCTTCACTATGAGTTCCAGGTTAACGGTGTACACGTTGATCCGCTCAGCCAACGTCTGCCGATGTCTGACCCCATCGCACAAAGCGAAAAGGCTCGGTTTATGCAGATGAGCAAACCACTGATGGCACGTATGGATAAAGAAAAAGCCACCATGCTCGCCATGAATAACCGTCAGTAA